Proteins encoded in a region of the Triticum dicoccoides isolate Atlit2015 ecotype Zavitan chromosome 3A, WEW_v2.0, whole genome shotgun sequence genome:
- the LOC119269508 gene encoding protein CANDIDATE G-PROTEIN COUPLED RECEPTOR 7-like, whose translation MAPADAARRLLLLLAVAGAVLRPAAAEIKQESFKDDSRGTILFEKFGFSHRGSVSIALTGAKAVSKLAKPEPAQLGFFLLSDEALFEAIYEQPPPTDLNPNPDPNTGCVLNSRYVIPLFTFGDLDATGNYSKTFPVSHPDEYSLFFANCAPETAVTMEVRTDMYNTNPDGTKDYLSVGQAPVPTIYAFFALGYVAFLAAWLYLTLYHNRLSAHRIHHLMSCLLLARMLYCISAAEDQHYIRVAGSSHGWDVMFYLFQLVKGVILFAVIALIGTGWSFLKPFLQDKEKKVLMVVIPLQVAANIAAAVVGETGQYLQAWVTWNQIFLFVDVACCCAVLFPVVWSMRSLRESSKTDGKAARTLAKLTLFRQFYVVVIGYLYFTRIIVYALKTITNYKYRWVSVAAEEVATMAFYMFMFYMFKPAERNQYFALDDDEEEAAEMALREEEFEL comes from the coding sequence ATGGCGCCCGCCGATGCCGCGCGCCGCCTGCTCCTGCTCCTCGCGGTGGCCGGGGCCGTCCTCCGCCCGGCCGCGGCGGAGATCAAGCAGGAGTCCTTCAAGGACGACTCCCGCGGGACCATCCTCTTCGAGAAGTTCGGCTTCTCGCACCGCGGGTCCGTCTCCATCGCGCTCACCGGCGCCAAGGCCGTCTCCAAGCTCGCCAAGCCGGAGCCCGCGCAGCTcggcttcttcctcctctccgacGAGGCCCTCTTCGAGGCCATCTACGAGCAGCCGCCGCCCACGGATCTGAACCCCAACCCCGACCCCAACACGGGCTGCGTCCTCAACAGCCGCTACGTCATCCCGCTCTTCACCTTCGGCGACCTCGACGCCACCGGCAACTACAGCAAGACCTTCCCCGTCTCCCACCCCGACGAGTACAGCCTCTTCTTCGCCAACTGCGCGCCCGAGACCGCAGTCACCATGGAGGTACGCACCGACATGTACAACACCAACCCCGACGGCACCAAGGACTACCTCTCCGTCGGCCAGGCCCCCGTCCCGACGATCTACGCCTTCTTCGCGCTCGGCTACGTCGCCTTCCTGGCCGCCTGGCTCTACCTCACCCTCTACCACAACCGCCTCTCGGCGCACCGCATCCACCACCTCATGTCCTGCCTGCTCCTCGCCCGTATGCTCTACTGCATCTCGGCCGCCGAGGACCAGCACTACATCCGCGTCGCCGGATCTTCGCATGGCTGGGACGTCATGTTCTATCTGTTCCAGCTTGTTAAGGGTGTGATCTTGTTCGCCGTGATCGCGCTGATTGGTACCGGCTGGTCGTTCCTCAAGCCCTTCCTGCAGGACAAGGAGAAGAAGGTGCTCATGGTGGTGATCCCTTTGCAGGTTGCAGCTAACATTGCTGCAGCTGTCGTTGGTGAGACCGGGCAATACTTGCAAGCATGGGTGACATGGAACCAGATCTTCTTGTTTGTTGATGTAGCCTGCTGCTGCGCGGTGCTCTTCCCGGTTGTGTGGTCGATGCGTTCCCTGCGCGAGTCATCCAAGACAGACGGCAAGGCTGCACGAACCCTCGCCAAGCTCACGCTCTTCCGCCAGTTCTATGTCGTTGTGATTGGATACTTGTACTTCACAAGGATCATTGTCTATGCGCTCAAGACAATCACCAACTACAAGTACAGATGGGTGAGTGTCGCGGCAGAGGAGGTGGCCACCATGGCATTCTACATGTTCATGTTCTACATGTTCAAGCCGGCTGAGAGGAACCAGTACTTTGCTCTggatgacgatgaggaggaggcTGCGGAGATGGCTCTCCGTGAGGAGGAGTTCGAGCTCTAG